A single genomic interval of Hydractinia symbiolongicarpus strain clone_291-10 chromosome 8, HSymV2.1, whole genome shotgun sequence harbors:
- the LOC130653659 gene encoding uncharacterized protein LOC130653659, translating to MFQIDLGDLEFVLSKTFDLISPNERVGWARPIEADEQLALTLRCLTTDESFKLLSFQYRILMNAVSYIVKGCCKAVVKKFKERWNFPHGLGAIDGKHVRIQTPNNSGSIYYNYKYTHSIFWMATAGPSYECLFVDVGSNGRVNHSGIWNRTVLLQGIQYETVELPADAKLSNGESAPYVYLGYDAFALKKFMTKDFPQQGLN from the coding sequence ATGTTTCAGATTGATTTGGGTGATTTGGAATTTGTGCTGAGCAAAACTTTTGACCTTATCTCGCCAAATGAAAGAGTTGGTTGGGCTAGACCGATTGAAGCAGACGAACAATTGGCTTTAACACTCCGTTGTTTGACTACTGACGAGTCATTCAAATTACTAAGCTTCCAGTACCGCATTTTAATGAATGCAGTGTCTTACATCGTGAAAGGTTGCTGTAAAGCTGTGGTTAAAAAATTCAAAGAACGTTGGAATTTCCCACACGGTCTTGGTGCGATCGACGGGAAACATGTAAGAATCCAAACGCCAAACAATAGCGGATCAATTTATTACAACTATAAATATACACACTCTATATTTTGGATGGCTACCGCAGGTCCGTCGTACGAATGTTTATTTGTCGATGTTGGTTCAAACGGGAGAGTCAACCATTCTGGAATCTGGAATCGAACCGTCCTTCTTCAAGGAATTCAGTATGAAACAGTTGAGCTTCCAGCTGACGCAAAGCTTTCGAATGGTGAAAGCGCTCCCTATGTGTACCTCGGGTATGACGCTTTCGCTCTTAAGAAATTTATGACAAAAGATTTTCCTCAACAGGGCTTAAACTAA
- the LOC130655220 gene encoding uncharacterized protein LOC130655220 codes for MTQVRNLPTSTVNDIGAFRRPTMLHTSSSTMSRKRVGAAAENYVLKVILADIENKKIVNQKRISFITITEAEANVDAITEMAKTRFEDRTLVLVQGGGLRYEDSAATRGISFWKAAARKVYAVKANDLETFDYFTPRRTSTQSINFEEIKEKLADLTSLVQSGVILTCVDQDTREAAQRALSSVKICEKAKQSFECLICRGLSRSPVKMGSCCRRIIGCGECVDRWFLENQNCPHCRSNELDAIFETNNFDGVLAEIRSVFPN; via the exons ATGACTCAGGTTAGAAACCTACCGACATCAACGGTCAATGACATCGGCGCGTTTCGAAGGCCAACAATGTTGCATACATCTTCGTCCACGATGTCGCGTAAACGTGTAGGTGCGGCTGCGGAGAActatgttttaaaagttattctgGCGGATATAGAGAACAAAAAAATCG TTAATCAGAAACGAATTTCGTTTATAACAATAACGGAAGCAGAAGCAAACGTCGACGCAATCACGGAGATGGCAAAAACACGATTCGAAGATCGAACGTTGGTGTTAGTGCAAGGAGGTGGTTTACGATACGAGGACTCCGCAGCCACAAgag GAATAAGCTTCTGGAAAGCCGCGGCTCGGAAGGTTTATGCAGTAAAAGCCAATGATCTCGAAACATTTGATTATTTTACGCCACGAAGAACAAGCACACAGTCCATTAATTTTG aagaaataaaGGAAAAACTTGCTGACCTCACCAGCCTCGTCCAATCTGGCGTGATTTTAACTTGTGTGGACCAAGATACACGAGAGGCAGCACAACGAGCATTATCATCTGTAAAGATCTGTGAGAAGGCAAAACAAAGCTTCGAGTGCTTGATATGTCGTGGGTTGAGCCGGAGTCCGGTGAAAATGGGTTCCTGCTGCAGAAGAATAATTGGTTGTGGCGAATGTGTAGATCGCTGGTTTTTAGAAAATCAAAATTGCCCACATTGCAGGTCCAACGAACTCGacgcaatttttgaaactaatAATTTTGATGGAGTGCTTGCAGAAATACGTTCTGTCTTTccgaattaa
- the LOC130655219 gene encoding uncharacterized protein LOC130655219 isoform X1, protein MMTGYIKQKHGFNITSQKRIGKALSTVSPAYHARRQTDTARSVNPIPYRADYFGHKLHIDQNEKLVMYGTTHVVALDGHSRFVVAAATMPVKSNPVIYSHIYRKVLTTYCMFDQVRVDHGREFFLMLGMQEYLANIRGDQLSLPYQQTESKRNLPIERFWVEVNGRVNYPIKSILVDMDNSLIIDMDNNIHKFCVSFVTCKVANFGLQTLVRAWNCHPIPGRGVPLNIKEMTTRYPPVQQSNVPDTATAMQIYNQTYQGRISEPNQFGDDPLKDHPQFLANRNREFNEICNIEQIYNDVVNENDRSFRHAVHCFIDITERYNALL, encoded by the exons ATGATGACTGGATACATTAAGCAAAAACACGGTTTCAATATCACCAGTCAAAAAAGAATTGGAAAGGCCCTGTCAACTGTTTCGCCAGCATATCACGCAAGACGTCAAACAGATACCGCAAGGTCTGTTAATCCTATCCCTTACAGGGCTGACTATTTTGGTCACAAACTTCATATAGACCAAAACGAAAAATTAGTAATGTACGGTACAACGCATGTCGTAGCATTGGACGGTCACAGTCGCTTTGTTGTTGCTGCTGCTACAATGCCAGTCAAAAGCAACCCCGTGATATATTCGCATATATACAG aaaggTATTGACCACATATTGCATGTTTGACCAAGTTCGGGTGGACCACGGGAGAGAATTTTTTCTCATGCTGGGGATGCAGGAGTATCTGGCAAATATTCGTGGTGACCAATTAAGTTTACCTTATCAACAAACAGAATCGAAAAGG AATCTACCAATTGAAAGATTTTGGGTTGAAGTTAATGGTCGAGTTAATTATCCAATCAAATCAATACTAGTCGACATGGACAATTCATTGATTATAGACATGGATAACAATATTCATAAGTTCTGCGTTTCTTTTGTCACCTGCAAAGTTGCAAACTTTGGGCTGCAAACATTGGTAAGAGCCTGGAACTGTCACCCAATACCTGGTAG AGGAGTTCCATTGAATATTAAAGAGATGACAACTCGATATCCTCCAGTGCAGCAGAGTAATGTCCCAGACACCGCAACAGCTATGCAAATATACAACCAAACATATCAAGGACGGATTTCTGAGCCTAACCAATTCGGTGACGATCCTTTAAAAGACCATCCACAGTTTTTAGCTAATCGAAACAGAGAGTTTAATGAAATCTGTAATATTGAACAAATTTATAACGATGTTGTGAACGAAAATGATAGATCGTTTCGACATGCCGTACATTGTTTTATTGATATCACTGAAAGATACAACGCTCTTTTGTAA
- the LOC130655219 gene encoding uncharacterized protein LOC130655219 isoform X2, producing MDNIDRDYIVNVAKQHKNFKEISEFLKATNPGVRGFSERSVKRYCSKHDIRLRINQQKIENIVASAVKEVLTTYCMFDQVRVDHGREFFLMLGMQEYLANIRGDQLSLPYQQTESKRNLPIERFWVEVNGRVNYPIKSILVDMDNSLIIDMDNNIHKFCVSFVTCKVANFGLQTLVRAWNCHPIPGRGVPLNIKEMTTRYPPVQQSNVPDTATAMQIYNQTYQGRISEPNQFGDDPLKDHPQFLANRNREFNEICNIEQIYNDVVNENDRSFRHAVHCFIDITERYNALL from the exons ATGGATAACATTGACCGAGATTACATTGTAAATGTGgctaaacaacataaaaacttCAAGGAAATTAGCGAGTTTTTGAAAGCGACAAATCCTGGTGTTCGTGGATTTTCTGAACGTTCGGTTAAACGTTACTGTTCGAAACATGACATCCGCCTACGTataaaccaacaaaaaatagagaacaTCGTGGCTTCAGCTGTTAAAGAG gTATTGACCACATATTGCATGTTTGACCAAGTTCGGGTGGACCACGGGAGAGAATTTTTTCTCATGCTGGGGATGCAGGAGTATCTGGCAAATATTCGTGGTGACCAATTAAGTTTACCTTATCAACAAACAGAATCGAAAAGG AATCTACCAATTGAAAGATTTTGGGTTGAAGTTAATGGTCGAGTTAATTATCCAATCAAATCAATACTAGTCGACATGGACAATTCATTGATTATAGACATGGATAACAATATTCATAAGTTCTGCGTTTCTTTTGTCACCTGCAAAGTTGCAAACTTTGGGCTGCAAACATTGGTAAGAGCCTGGAACTGTCACCCAATACCTGGTAG AGGAGTTCCATTGAATATTAAAGAGATGACAACTCGATATCCTCCAGTGCAGCAGAGTAATGTCCCAGACACCGCAACAGCTATGCAAATATACAACCAAACATATCAAGGACGGATTTCTGAGCCTAACCAATTCGGTGACGATCCTTTAAAAGACCATCCACAGTTTTTAGCTAATCGAAACAGAGAGTTTAATGAAATCTGTAATATTGAACAAATTTATAACGATGTTGTGAACGAAAATGATAGATCGTTTCGACATGCCGTACATTGTTTTATTGATATCACTGAAAGATACAACGCTCTTTTGTAA